In Candidatus Cohnella colombiensis, one DNA window encodes the following:
- a CDS encoding zinc dependent phospholipase C family protein, with the protein MPNIWAHIQFGREIVNDLYLKDQMEDRKWKAAFQLGCQGPDFLFYDNFLPWQSSTPLNLLGTQLHNVACGPFLLSLFDAVRDRPIEHPATAFTFGFLLHHVLDRHLHPFVFSLSGFRKWHHQRFETAMDAVVMHRRAGVHTGHTPVAPEIDTDSRLPGDFSATFMDIVAIHYPVLAKQITPSQIDGAVAQMISAQKLFFDPTGWKARLTFGQLAPFSPPRQQPTWDVMNENHREWIDPCDRSISYKTSAYELWDNALADARTILPTAIAWLQAETEHSASEHRMRFSQLLGNVSYETGRECGTMNITYAESIVP; encoded by the coding sequence ATGCCAAACATCTGGGCGCACATTCAATTCGGAAGAGAAATTGTCAATGATTTATATTTAAAGGATCAAATGGAAGATCGGAAATGGAAAGCTGCGTTTCAACTCGGATGCCAAGGGCCTGATTTTTTATTTTATGATAACTTTTTACCATGGCAGTCGTCCACACCTTTGAATTTGCTAGGTACGCAACTTCATAATGTCGCATGCGGACCGTTCCTGCTCTCCTTGTTCGATGCGGTGCGGGATCGTCCAATCGAACATCCAGCTACAGCATTTACCTTCGGATTTCTACTCCATCATGTACTTGATCGCCATCTTCACCCCTTCGTTTTTAGTCTTTCAGGGTTTCGTAAGTGGCATCATCAGCGGTTCGAGACAGCTATGGATGCTGTCGTCATGCATCGTCGTGCAGGCGTTCATACGGGCCACACGCCTGTTGCCCCTGAAATTGACACCGATAGTCGTTTGCCTGGAGATTTCTCTGCTACGTTCATGGATATTGTCGCAATTCACTATCCTGTACTCGCAAAACAAATAACCCCATCACAAATCGATGGGGCTGTCGCACAAATGATATCGGCTCAAAAACTATTTTTCGATCCAACTGGCTGGAAAGCTCGATTGACCTTTGGTCAACTGGCACCGTTCTCGCCCCCAAGACAGCAACCCACTTGGGATGTAATGAATGAGAACCACAGGGAGTGGATTGATCCATGCGACCGTTCTATAAGCTATAAAACGAGTGCATATGAGCTATGGGATAATGCTCTGGCTGACGCAAGGACGATCTTGCCAACCGCAATCGCGTGGCTTCAAGCGGAAACTGAGCATAGCGCAAGCGAACATCGGATGCGATTCTCACAATTACTTGGCAATGTCTCCTACGAGACAGGACGTGAATGTGGCACAATGAACATCACCTATGCTGAATCGATCGTCCCTTAA
- a CDS encoding chemotaxis protein CheX — protein MKAEYINPFLESARMVIEQMIQIRPSTGQLSVKDIKFIDKHVWIQIGLTGQMTGDIVFGLSEPVALRIISAMMGGFVINEIDEMGKSAISELSNMISGNASTMLYNQGVVVDITPPKIVQIDAGFGTRRALAVPLIMEGIGEMEIQVLMT, from the coding sequence ATGAAGGCCGAATACATCAACCCGTTTTTGGAGTCTGCGCGTATGGTCATCGAGCAGATGATCCAAATCCGTCCAAGTACAGGCCAATTGTCTGTTAAGGATATTAAATTCATAGACAAACACGTTTGGATTCAAATTGGTCTAACGGGACAGATGACAGGAGATATTGTGTTCGGGTTAAGTGAACCGGTTGCATTACGAATCATTTCCGCAATGATGGGTGGATTTGTTATTAATGAGATCGATGAGATGGGCAAAAGTGCGATCTCTGAGCTTAGCAACATGATCAGTGGGAATGCAAGTACAATGCTTTACAACCAAGGGGTAGTCGTTGACATCACTCCCCCGAAAATTGTACAGATAGATGCAGGCTTCGGTACGCGACGTGCGTTAGCAGTACCTTTAATTATGGAAGGCATCGGTGAAATGGAAATTCAAGTATTAATGACATAA
- a CDS encoding DEAD/DEAH box helicase, with amino-acid sequence MSFEHLGLKEELVTKLSNAGLETPSDIQQEAIPELLSGKDGVIVSPTGTGKTLAYLLPILNKIDGSRREVQAMVLAPTQELAMQIVREAEAYGAALGIKTVGLIGGASLARQLERLKNKPSLIVGTPGRVREVTTTRKLSLHAVNFAVVDETDRLFSLGGRSDVENLLRQCHSRERQTVFVSATRSEAMKDAERKWLKEPWVSDVTAGDNDHGLSPTLAHWFFISDKRDKIDLIRKLVRHLKPSSALLFVNDTEKIGELLSKLRYEGFSVDALYGDTPGRERGEVMQRFRKGRTTILIATDVAARGLDIPGLPLVIQFEPALDADHYVHRAGRTARMGRVGTSITLVTVQERFIIDKLEKQLHIDIAPKMLYEGRIIAPNERNDRPEVAISSARVDVKSTNKPATNTATVPPVKPAMKPTLKPEDNQRMKPVVNAVAQPSAKPNAKAANTKAANTKANRERDRKNKGAPRWLKEKRDTPPKS; translated from the coding sequence ATGTCATTCGAACATTTAGGATTAAAAGAGGAGCTTGTAACTAAGCTGTCTAACGCAGGGCTTGAGACACCATCGGACATTCAGCAGGAGGCCATTCCCGAACTGTTGTCAGGCAAGGATGGCGTGATTGTATCTCCTACAGGAACGGGGAAGACGCTTGCATACTTGCTACCGATTTTGAATAAAATTGATGGTTCACGACGTGAAGTTCAGGCGATGGTATTAGCACCGACGCAAGAGCTTGCGATGCAAATTGTACGTGAAGCAGAAGCATATGGTGCTGCGCTAGGTATTAAGACGGTTGGACTAATTGGGGGCGCGTCATTGGCGCGTCAGCTTGAACGTTTGAAAAATAAGCCTTCACTCATCGTAGGTACACCTGGACGAGTTCGTGAAGTCACAACGACACGCAAGCTTTCGCTGCATGCGGTTAATTTCGCTGTTGTGGATGAAACGGATCGTTTATTCTCTCTTGGTGGACGTAGCGATGTGGAAAATTTGCTGCGCCAATGCCATTCTCGTGAGCGCCAGACAGTATTTGTATCTGCAACGCGCTCTGAAGCGATGAAGGATGCAGAGCGCAAGTGGTTGAAGGAGCCGTGGGTGTCCGATGTGACCGCGGGAGACAATGATCACGGGTTATCTCCTACACTTGCTCATTGGTTTTTCATAAGCGATAAACGGGATAAAATCGATTTGATTCGCAAGCTCGTTCGTCATCTGAAGCCGTCATCTGCATTGCTGTTCGTGAATGATACAGAAAAGATCGGTGAGCTACTATCTAAACTACGCTATGAAGGTTTTTCGGTCGATGCGCTGTATGGTGATACACCTGGGCGTGAACGCGGTGAGGTGATGCAACGTTTCCGCAAGGGACGTACGACAATTCTGATCGCAACAGATGTTGCTGCACGAGGACTCGATATTCCAGGACTTCCACTCGTTATTCAATTCGAGCCGGCGCTTGATGCAGATCATTACGTTCACCGTGCGGGACGGACTGCTCGTATGGGGCGAGTTGGCACTTCGATTACATTAGTAACCGTTCAAGAGCGGTTCATTATTGATAAGCTAGAGAAGCAATTGCATATCGATATCGCACCGAAAATGTTATATGAGGGACGCATCATAGCGCCAAATGAGCGGAATGATCGACCGGAAGTAGCGATATCGTCTGCGAGAGTAGATGTGAAATCAACAAACAAGCCTGCGACGAATACAGCAACGGTACCACCAGTAAAGCCGGCTATGAAACCGACATTAAAGCCAGAGGATAATCAAAGAATGAAGCCCGTAGTGAATGCTGTAGCTCAGCCATCGGCTAAGCCTAACGCTAAAGCTGCGAATACTAAAGCTGCGAATACTAAAGCGAACCGTGAGCGCGACCGCAAAAATAAAGGCGCACCTCGCTGGTTGAAAGAAAAGCGAGATACACCGCCGAAATCATAG
- a CDS encoding aminotransferase class I/II-fold pyridoxal phosphate-dependent enzyme, with translation MNPLAQQLNETITAHSPIVAQLLSELGKQIYFPKVGILSQSAEAKQKAKLYNATIGIATENGTPMHLEVIQETLSAYDPKDIYEYAPPAGKPELRTVWKDKMLTENPSLVGKTLSLPIVTNALTHGLSIVADLFADRGDAVIIPDKNWENYELTFGIRRGAEIVNYPLYNENNRFNAIGLRDALLAQKERGKAIVVLNFPNNPTGYTPDAEEGRDIVAALQAAAEAGIKIAVVTDDAYFGLFFENSLQESLFGQLCDLHENILPIKVDGATKEEYVWGFRVGFITYGGLPEASLAALEQKTIGIIRATISSGPHPSQTFVLRALKSPEFHDQKAQKFEIMKSRANKVKQLLDSGKYGADWSYYPFNSGYFMCLKLSTVDAEDVRQRLLTEYEVGTIALGTTDLRVAFSCIEEQHLEDLFDRIHKAVLDVKSGKV, from the coding sequence ATGAACCCACTAGCACAACAGTTAAACGAAACGATTACAGCACATTCGCCCATCGTAGCACAGCTGTTATCCGAGCTTGGTAAACAGATTTATTTTCCAAAGGTTGGTATTCTGAGCCAGTCTGCTGAAGCTAAACAAAAAGCAAAGCTATACAATGCAACAATCGGTATTGCAACAGAGAACGGAACGCCAATGCATCTAGAAGTCATTCAAGAGACGCTGTCCGCTTATGATCCGAAGGACATTTACGAATATGCTCCACCTGCAGGGAAGCCTGAACTGCGCACGGTTTGGAAAGATAAGATGCTGACAGAGAATCCATCCCTCGTAGGTAAGACACTGAGCTTACCCATCGTGACCAATGCTTTGACACATGGTTTAAGTATCGTTGCTGATCTATTCGCTGATCGTGGTGATGCCGTTATCATTCCAGATAAAAATTGGGAAAATTATGAGCTGACGTTCGGTATTCGCCGTGGCGCTGAAATCGTTAATTACCCGCTCTATAACGAAAATAACCGTTTTAATGCAATTGGGCTTCGCGATGCGTTGCTCGCACAGAAGGAACGCGGTAAAGCAATCGTCGTCCTTAACTTCCCGAACAACCCTACAGGCTACACACCTGATGCAGAGGAAGGTCGCGACATTGTCGCTGCACTTCAGGCGGCAGCTGAAGCCGGCATAAAGATCGCTGTCGTTACTGATGACGCATATTTCGGATTGTTTTTCGAAAACTCATTGCAAGAATCGTTATTCGGTCAGCTTTGCGATTTGCATGAGAACATTCTACCAATCAAAGTCGACGGTGCGACAAAAGAAGAATATGTGTGGGGCTTCCGCGTAGGCTTCATCACATATGGAGGATTGCCTGAAGCAAGCTTAGCAGCTTTGGAGCAAAAGACGATTGGCATTATTCGTGCAACGATTTCTAGTGGACCTCATCCTTCACAAACATTCGTGCTGCGCGCTTTGAAATCACCTGAATTCCACGATCAAAAAGCTCAAAAGTTCGAAATCATGAAGAGCCGCGCCAACAAAGTCAAGCAATTGCTTGACAGTGGCAAATATGGTGCAGACTGGTCGTATTATCCGTTCAACTCCGGCTACTTCATGTGCTTGAAGCTAAGTACAGTTGATGCGGAGGATGTACGCCAACGTCTTCTTACCGAATATGAAGTCGGTACGATTGCTCTAGGTACAACCGACCTTCGTGTCGCTTTCTCTTGCATCGAAGAACAGCATCTCGAAGATTTGTTCGATCGCATTCACAAAGCTGTACTCGATGTGAAGTCGGGTAAAGTTTAA
- a CDS encoding ABC transporter permease, which produces MNEGGEHNFLRSLRHNRAAAFRKEIVPYFRYVFQSGFGLLASAVLFAFIIWYVDFIKAVPANWPIKPVAIIVLALVAIITPLRTYFQPADTVFLLPLESRLLSSYIKPIVRTAMWANVMRMMIVWAIVIPIYLRSPATSVLLDSHPIGILTIGLAIIAGGNVYGAWRERQPASQLWRTALRIIRWLLTIAMIAAILLKSLWIAVIFIVLSISLLFLLWSVPKRHALPWERLVEDERSARHRWMAFLSWFVDVQSEGAKATRRRWIAWLGDRVPFEQKYAWKFLYTKTFLRSETFGAYIRWLFVAGFVMVVVDNEIALLVCYGIALIVAGMQLGELGRVRFVETVDTLPISPDGRLPAAASVARVAGLCAAGVLAIVMVLAQLKFEQIEWLIATIIVGFVWTGWLVPRKIAKRTMDDED; this is translated from the coding sequence GTGAATGAGGGAGGAGAGCACAATTTTTTGCGTTCACTTCGCCACAATCGAGCAGCAGCATTTCGCAAAGAGATTGTACCTTATTTTCGCTATGTGTTCCAAAGTGGATTTGGCTTACTCGCATCGGCGGTACTATTCGCATTCATCATCTGGTATGTTGATTTCATAAAAGCAGTTCCAGCGAATTGGCCGATCAAACCTGTAGCAATCATCGTGCTTGCACTTGTGGCGATCATCACACCGCTTAGAACGTATTTTCAACCTGCAGACACTGTGTTTCTATTGCCTTTGGAATCTCGATTGCTTTCTTCGTACATAAAACCGATTGTTCGAACTGCAATGTGGGCAAATGTCATGCGTATGATGATAGTATGGGCAATCGTCATTCCGATCTATTTGCGATCGCCTGCGACATCAGTGCTGCTAGATAGCCATCCAATTGGCATACTTACGATAGGGTTAGCGATCATTGCTGGCGGGAATGTATATGGCGCATGGCGCGAGCGTCAGCCTGCATCACAGCTATGGCGAACAGCTTTGCGGATCATACGCTGGTTGCTGACGATTGCGATGATCGCAGCGATTTTACTAAAGTCACTTTGGATCGCAGTTATTTTTATTGTGCTAAGCATCTCACTATTATTTCTGCTATGGTCAGTACCGAAGCGTCATGCGCTACCATGGGAACGATTAGTCGAGGATGAACGTAGTGCGCGACATCGTTGGATGGCTTTTCTTAGCTGGTTTGTAGATGTGCAATCTGAGGGTGCTAAAGCAACGCGTCGGCGTTGGATAGCATGGCTGGGAGATCGGGTACCGTTTGAGCAGAAATATGCTTGGAAGTTCCTATATACGAAGACATTTTTACGAAGTGAGACTTTCGGGGCTTATATTCGTTGGCTCTTCGTAGCCGGGTTTGTAATGGTTGTCGTCGATAATGAAATTGCGTTACTTGTGTGTTACGGGATCGCGTTAATCGTCGCTGGCATGCAGCTGGGAGAGTTGGGACGAGTACGCTTCGTAGAGACTGTAGACACATTACCGATATCTCCGGATGGACGTCTTCCTGCTGCCGCCTCCGTTGCGCGTGTCGCAGGATTATGTGCGGCGGGCGTGCTTGCTATTGTAATGGTGCTAGCTCAACTAAAGTTTGAGCAGATCGAATGGTTAATCGCTACGATTATTGTTGGATTCGTATGGACAGGCTGGCTAGTCCCACGCAAAATCGCTAAGCGAACGATGGATGATGAAGACTAA
- a CDS encoding SDR family oxidoreductase: MRTSLRNQVVLITGASSGVGAMTAKLLAERGAIPVLTARSLDKLEQLSLTIASEHAIYKLDVTSPEEVTSVVSQVVQRYGKIDLLLSNAGYGEFIPFQEASLAHFTEMMDVNYMGTVRCVQAVLPSMLKASSGHIVVVGSLAGKVASAKASGYAASKHAVLGFTNALRQELRDTGVCVSAVNPGPIDTPFFDRADPQGGYVNRIRWLMMTPEQVAKAIISVMEKRKAELDIPWRAAVGTKLIQLFPRTIDRLFGRIMNKK; encoded by the coding sequence ATGAGAACGTCGCTGCGCAATCAAGTTGTATTGATTACTGGTGCATCAAGTGGGGTAGGTGCGATGACTGCGAAGCTGCTTGCTGAACGCGGAGCGATCCCTGTACTTACTGCGAGATCACTCGATAAGCTAGAGCAATTGTCGCTGACGATTGCGAGTGAGCATGCGATATATAAGCTCGATGTCACCTCACCAGAAGAAGTCACATCGGTTGTGTCGCAAGTTGTGCAAAGATACGGTAAAATTGATCTATTACTGAGTAATGCAGGCTATGGAGAATTCATTCCATTTCAAGAAGCAAGCTTAGCTCACTTCACTGAAATGATGGATGTTAACTATATGGGCACTGTGAGATGCGTACAGGCTGTATTACCAAGCATGCTGAAAGCGAGTAGCGGGCACATTGTTGTAGTAGGGTCATTAGCGGGGAAAGTGGCTTCTGCGAAGGCGTCGGGGTATGCTGCTTCGAAGCATGCTGTATTGGGATTCACGAATGCATTGAGACAGGAGTTGCGTGATACAGGTGTATGCGTTTCTGCTGTGAATCCTGGCCCGATCGATACACCATTCTTTGATCGAGCAGATCCACAAGGTGGGTATGTGAATCGAATTCGCTGGTTGATGATGACACCTGAGCAAGTTGCAAAAGCAATCATCTCCGTTATGGAAAAGCGTAAAGCTGAACTGGATATCCCATGGCGAGCTGCTGTAGGTACGAAGTTGATCCAATTGTTTCCACGTACGATAGATCGATTATTCGGACGGATAATGAATAAGAAATAA
- a CDS encoding PadR family transcriptional regulator, with protein MSIRLVILGLLMECNRHPYEIRQTIQQRNWQHSFKLRDGSLYYAVNQLREEGMIEATETISYHGEHRPDKVVYRITVQGKEAFMDLLYRQLEQPVYPEHPMFVAMPFVRHGDLTILEEKFEKQLHQCEARIEQLQKLIQIKKDHIPQGSMRMINGMLKFSLTEREWLQDVLQDATTGQLIRGVERDL; from the coding sequence ATGTCGATTCGTCTAGTCATTCTAGGCTTACTCATGGAGTGCAATCGGCACCCTTATGAAATTCGCCAGACAATTCAACAACGGAATTGGCAGCATTCTTTTAAGCTGCGTGACGGTTCGCTCTATTATGCGGTCAATCAACTTCGGGAAGAAGGGATGATAGAGGCAACTGAAACGATATCCTATCATGGCGAGCATCGACCAGATAAGGTCGTGTATCGAATTACAGTTCAGGGGAAAGAAGCCTTCATGGATCTATTGTATCGTCAACTGGAGCAACCGGTTTACCCAGAGCATCCGATGTTCGTAGCGATGCCGTTTGTTCGCCATGGGGATTTGACCATATTGGAGGAAAAGTTTGAGAAGCAGCTACACCAATGTGAAGCGAGAATCGAACAGCTACAAAAGCTAATTCAAATTAAGAAAGATCATATCCCGCAAGGCTCGATGAGAATGATTAATGGGATGTTAAAATTCAGTTTAACAGAGCGGGAATGGCTTCAGGATGTGCTCCAAGACGCGACAACTGGTCAATTAATTCGTGGAGTAGAGAGGGATTTATAG
- a CDS encoding MFS transporter, with the protein MLDNKKVVRSWMMYDWANSAFATTIMAAVLPIYYVSAVGGTDTSWGFTQTASAIVIALLSPLLGAIADYSNRKIFFLRWFMILGAISSMLLVLPGKGDVLLTSIIVIIGMVGFGAGNTFYDALLNDVASPGNRDKVSANGFALGYLGGGILLALNIAIIQNPSLIGLKDTVAASQVSFFSVGVWWIIFSIPILRNVREKKTVTDVKLGQQVIAGLQRLRATFMQIRKYPELWKFMIAYWFFFDGVNTIIVMAASYGTTIGIESGDLIKALLITQFIGFPASYLFGSLAKRLGAKKMLYAAQAVYLVIVVLGYFMETALHFYILAALVGLVQGGSQATARSIYSRLIPAGRVAEFNGFLSFTSRFFSFGGPLVFALVKLVTDSSRSALLAVAFFFVMGMIVLTFVDTVKGERESERAME; encoded by the coding sequence TTGTTAGATAATAAGAAAGTCGTAAGATCATGGATGATGTATGACTGGGCCAATTCCGCGTTTGCTACAACGATTATGGCAGCAGTATTACCCATATATTATGTAAGCGCGGTTGGGGGTACAGATACTAGTTGGGGATTTACACAAACTGCTTCAGCCATTGTTATTGCGTTGCTTTCCCCGTTGCTTGGTGCAATTGCGGATTACTCGAATAGAAAGATCTTTTTTCTGAGATGGTTTATGATTCTTGGGGCAATTAGCAGCATGCTTCTTGTATTGCCAGGTAAAGGGGATGTACTGCTCACATCGATCATCGTCATCATAGGTATGGTCGGCTTCGGTGCGGGCAACACGTTCTATGATGCATTGCTCAACGATGTGGCATCACCAGGAAACCGAGATAAAGTAAGTGCTAATGGCTTTGCTCTAGGTTATCTAGGCGGGGGTATTCTGCTTGCGCTTAATATTGCGATTATCCAAAATCCAAGCTTAATTGGGTTGAAGGATACGGTTGCTGCATCACAGGTGTCGTTTTTCTCTGTCGGGGTATGGTGGATTATTTTTTCGATTCCGATTTTACGTAATGTTAGGGAAAAGAAGACGGTTACCGATGTAAAGCTTGGTCAGCAAGTAATTGCTGGGCTGCAACGTCTACGAGCGACGTTCATGCAAATTCGCAAATATCCAGAGCTATGGAAATTTATGATTGCTTATTGGTTTTTCTTCGATGGCGTAAATACGATTATTGTTATGGCTGCAAGCTATGGAACAACGATCGGCATTGAATCCGGTGATCTGATTAAAGCGCTCCTCATTACGCAATTTATCGGATTTCCGGCATCTTACTTGTTCGGAAGTTTGGCGAAACGATTAGGTGCCAAAAAAATGCTCTATGCGGCGCAAGCGGTATACCTCGTTATCGTCGTTCTCGGTTATTTCATGGAAACTGCACTTCACTTCTATATACTTGCAGCACTCGTAGGTCTCGTTCAAGGGGGATCGCAAGCGACGGCGCGTTCGATCTATAGTCGCTTAATTCCAGCTGGACGTGTGGCAGAATTTAATGGCTTCCTCTCGTTTACGAGCCGATTTTTTTCATTCGGTGGTCCGCTAGTATTTGCACTAGTAAAGCTAGTTACCGATTCTAGTCGTTCAGCACTACTAGCAGTGGCTTTCTTCTTCGTCATGGGCATGATCGTCCTCACATTCGTCGATACCGTGAAAGGAGAACGGGAATCAGAACGTGCAATGGAGTAG
- a CDS encoding globin-coupled sensor protein, translating to MINVSTNRRQQLQFIGLTEADLRLLNEHKHYFEQITNIVVDLLYDHITKESELVTIIQKFSTVERLKQTQKWYFMSLVEGVIDEGFIEKRLHIGGVHSRIGLTTNWYLGTYMTYLDITASKLKALTPETWMEVVLSLSKMFNLDSQFVLEAYDRDEKQKIQALSDRRQETLALVSKAVQDLVSMMVELGGSSQSVADSANHTAELQEQAYEKVNLLNTKVSEINAVGQLLQEVSDQTHLLGLNAAIEAAHVGSQGAGFGVVANEIRKLAAHSKDSLTQIKVKLAEITKVLHEVMSDSENTVKLARQQAASSQELTAFVNMIETVTEDLERIH from the coding sequence ATGATTAACGTCTCTACAAATCGAAGGCAGCAATTGCAATTTATTGGCTTAACGGAAGCGGATCTACGATTATTAAATGAGCATAAACACTATTTTGAACAGATTACAAATATAGTTGTAGACTTACTCTATGACCATATCACTAAAGAGTCTGAGTTAGTAACGATCATTCAAAAATTCAGTACTGTCGAACGATTGAAGCAGACACAGAAATGGTATTTCATGTCGTTAGTTGAAGGTGTAATTGATGAGGGATTTATAGAAAAGAGACTTCACATTGGTGGGGTTCATTCGCGGATTGGACTGACAACGAACTGGTACTTGGGCACCTACATGACTTATCTCGATATTACTGCCAGCAAGCTGAAGGCGCTTACACCCGAAACGTGGATGGAGGTAGTACTTTCGCTGTCAAAGATGTTCAATTTGGATTCGCAGTTCGTACTAGAAGCGTATGATCGGGATGAGAAGCAGAAAATTCAAGCGCTATCGGATAGACGTCAAGAGACATTGGCGCTAGTGAGTAAAGCGGTACAAGATCTTGTATCAATGATGGTTGAACTAGGTGGCAGTAGTCAGTCAGTTGCAGATTCGGCAAACCACACGGCAGAGCTTCAGGAGCAAGCCTATGAAAAGGTGAATTTGCTAAACACTAAAGTGAGTGAAATTAACGCAGTCGGACAGCTATTGCAGGAAGTGTCGGATCAGACACATCTGCTAGGTCTGAACGCTGCAATTGAAGCGGCACATGTAGGAAGTCAAGGAGCAGGCTTTGGAGTTGTGGCGAATGAAATTCGCAAGCTCGCGGCACATTCTAAAGACTCATTGACGCAGATTAAGGTGAAGCTTGCAGAGATCACTAAGGTATTGCATGAGGTTATGAGCGATTCGGAAAATACAGTTAAACTTGCTAGACAGCAAGCAGCTAGCTCGCAGGAGCTAACTGCTTTCGTTAATATGATTGAGACCGTTACGGAAGACCTTGAGCGGATTCATTAA
- a CDS encoding ABC transporter ATP-binding protein, translating into MITSDLERHKIPLAQSVLELKGITGGYSLRRPVLHNISLSVYAGELVGLIGLNGAGKSTAIKHILGLMVPHQGEIRVAGVRLEDNRDLYRSSTAYVPEQPTLFPNLTVREHLQWTAIAYAIEREKFEHKVAELAQIFRMTEVLNALPSTLSKGMKQKVMLMNALLVSPPLLIIDEPFLGLDPLAIRGLLAALDEVRAQGSAILLSSHILPSLERKADRLVVLHRGQMIAQGTPAEVIALAGCSPAEATLDDAFEALVLNAEGGASRE; encoded by the coding sequence ATGATCACTAGCGATTTGGAACGTCACAAAATCCCGCTCGCTCAGTCTGTGTTGGAATTAAAGGGAATAACGGGTGGCTATAGTCTAAGAAGACCAGTCCTCCATAATATTTCGCTATCTGTATATGCGGGTGAATTGGTTGGTCTGATTGGACTTAACGGCGCAGGCAAAAGCACTGCGATTAAACACATCCTCGGCCTCATGGTGCCACACCAAGGAGAAATTCGGGTTGCAGGTGTTCGACTGGAGGACAATCGGGACTTGTATCGGAGTTCCACCGCTTATGTGCCGGAGCAACCGACATTATTCCCAAATTTGACTGTACGCGAGCATCTTCAATGGACTGCCATTGCATATGCAATCGAACGAGAAAAGTTTGAACATAAAGTTGCTGAGCTTGCACAAATTTTTCGTATGACGGAAGTTTTGAACGCTTTGCCAAGCACGTTATCCAAAGGGATGAAGCAAAAGGTCATGCTGATGAATGCGTTGCTCGTGTCACCTCCCCTGCTCATCATCGATGAACCGTTTCTTGGGCTTGATCCTTTGGCAATCCGAGGACTTCTCGCTGCATTAGATGAAGTTCGTGCTCAAGGGAGCGCGATTCTATTAAGCTCACATATCTTGCCTTCATTAGAGCGTAAAGCTGATCGGCTTGTGGTGCTTCATCGTGGACAGATGATCGCGCAGGGTACGCCTGCCGAGGTGATCGCATTAGCAGGCTGTTCGCCTGCAGAAGCGACACTTGATGATGCTTTCGAAGCGCTAGTGTTGAATGCGGAAGGAGGCGCCTCGCGTGAATGA